A window of the Polypterus senegalus isolate Bchr_013 chromosome 4, ASM1683550v1, whole genome shotgun sequence genome harbors these coding sequences:
- the LOC120528938 gene encoding stonustoxin subunit beta-like: LSVLCSAPIPVTYSRISSLVFFSLLSDFCPLTLDINTAHRALRLSEGNKKVTCEGTETKYPGHPDRFNNFFQVLCREALTGTRCYWEVECSGDFMRIGVAYKGLGRKGGGWECSLGYNDKSWCLQWFDSQYSVWHNKQQTVISAPYSPRIGVFLDWPAGSLSFYSVSHTMTLLHRFNTSFTEPLYPGF; encoded by the coding sequence ttgtctgtgttgtgctccgcccccaTTCCCGTTACATACTCCCGgatttcctcactcgttttcttttctctcctttcagacttctgtcccctcacactggacatcaacacggcacacagagccctccgtctgtctgaagggaacaagaaggtgacatgtgAGGGGACAGAGACTAAATATCCTGGTCATCCTGACAGATTTAACAACTTTTtccaagttctgtgcagagaggctctgactgggactcgctgttactgggaggtggagtgcagtggagacttcatgaggattggagtcgcatataaaggactgggCAGGAAAGGAGGGGGCTGGGAGTGCAGCCTTGGGTACAAcgacaagtcctggtgtttgcAGTGGTTTGATTCCCAGTACTCTGTGTGGCACAATAAACAGCAGACtgtaatcagcgccccctacagccccagaataggtgtgtttctggactggcctgctggctctctgtcattttatagcgtctcacacacaatgaccctcctgcacaggttcaacacctccttcactgagcccctctatccagggttt